In Sodalis ligni, a single genomic region encodes these proteins:
- the nfi gene encoding deoxyribonuclease V (cleaves DNA at apurinic or apyrimidinic sites) — protein MDISGLRAQQIATAGNIIRHDAFDFETPSIIAGADVGFEQGGEVTRAAIALLRFPSLELIEYQVARINTTMPYIPGFLSFREYPALLAAWQRLSQQPDLVFVDGHGISHPRRLGVASHFGLLIDRPTIGVAKRRLCGRFEPLSDEPDARAPLIDKGEQVAWVWRSKLRCNPLFISTGHRVGLDSALHWVRRCMGGYRLPEPTRWADAVASNRMAFQRWQQGRECPDLFNPQ, from the coding sequence GTGGATATCTCCGGATTACGTGCGCAGCAAATCGCCACCGCGGGAAATATTATCCGCCATGACGCGTTTGATTTCGAGACCCCGTCAATCATCGCCGGCGCCGATGTGGGATTTGAACAAGGGGGCGAGGTGACCCGTGCGGCCATCGCACTGCTGCGCTTCCCGTCGCTGGAGCTCATCGAGTATCAGGTGGCGCGTATCAATACTACCATGCCCTATATTCCCGGCTTTTTGTCCTTTAGGGAGTACCCGGCCCTGCTGGCCGCCTGGCAGCGTCTTTCGCAGCAGCCGGATTTGGTCTTTGTGGATGGCCACGGCATCTCACACCCGCGCCGTTTGGGGGTCGCCAGTCACTTTGGCCTATTGATTGACCGGCCCACCATCGGCGTGGCGAAACGCCGCTTGTGCGGTCGTTTTGAGCCGCTTAGCGATGAGCCGGACGCCAGGGCTCCTCTCATCGATAAGGGCGAACAGGTCGCCTGGGTTTGGCGCAGTAAATTACGCTGTAATCCGCTGTTTATCTCCACCGGGCATCGGGTTGGTTTGGACAGCGCGCTGCACTGGGTACGCCGGTGTATGGGGGGATACCGTTTGCCGGAACCTACCCGCTGGGCGGACGCGGTGGCCTCGAATCGCATGGCGTTTCAGCGCTGGCAGCAAGGGCGGGAATGTCCGGACTTATTCAATCCGCAATAG
- the hemE gene encoding uroporphyrinogen decarboxylase, producing the protein MDELKNDRYLRALLRQPVDMTPVWMMRQAGRYLPEYQATRAEAGDFISLCKNAELACEVTLQPLRRYPLDAAILFSDILTIPDAMGLGLYFEQGEGPRFERPLLSFGDITKLPIPDPEQELAYVMNAVRTIRKNLRGEVPLIGFSGSPWTLATYMVEGGSSKSFTKIKKLMYTEPKSLHLLLDKLADSVTLYLNAQIRAGVQAVMIFDTWGGVLTGKDYREFSLAYMHKIIDGLLRENEGRRVPVTLFTKGGGQWLAEMAQTGCDALGLDWSTDIGDARRRVGDKVALQGNMDPSILYAQPQRIELEVAEILAGFGYGDGHVFNLGHGIHQDVPPENAGILVESVHRLSRSYHP; encoded by the coding sequence ATGGATGAATTGAAAAACGATCGATACCTGCGCGCCCTGCTGCGCCAGCCGGTGGATATGACCCCGGTCTGGATGATGCGGCAGGCCGGTCGCTACCTGCCGGAATACCAGGCGACCCGCGCCGAGGCCGGGGATTTCATCTCGCTGTGCAAAAACGCTGAATTGGCCTGCGAGGTGACGCTGCAGCCGTTAAGGCGTTATCCCCTCGATGCGGCGATTCTGTTTTCCGATATTCTGACCATCCCCGATGCCATGGGATTGGGACTCTATTTTGAACAGGGAGAGGGGCCGCGTTTCGAGCGGCCCCTCTTATCTTTCGGCGACATAACAAAATTACCCATTCCCGATCCCGAGCAGGAATTGGCGTATGTCATGAACGCGGTGCGCACTATCAGGAAAAACCTGCGCGGCGAGGTACCGCTAATCGGCTTCTCCGGCAGTCCCTGGACCCTGGCGACCTACATGGTTGAAGGCGGCAGCAGTAAGTCCTTCACCAAAATCAAAAAATTGATGTATACGGAACCGAAAAGCCTGCATCTGCTGCTGGACAAACTGGCGGATAGCGTCACGCTCTACCTCAACGCCCAGATTCGCGCCGGCGTCCAGGCGGTAATGATTTTCGACACCTGGGGCGGCGTGCTCACCGGCAAGGACTACCGGGAATTCTCTCTCGCTTACATGCATAAAATCATCGACGGTCTTTTGCGGGAGAACGAAGGACGCCGGGTGCCGGTGACCTTGTTTACCAAGGGCGGCGGACAGTGGCTGGCGGAGATGGCCCAAACCGGATGCGACGCCCTGGGCCTTGACTGGAGCACCGACATCGGCGACGCCCGCCGCCGCGTGGGAGATAAAGTGGCTCTGCAAGGCAATATGGATCCGTCGATACTTTACGCCCAACCCCAGCGCATCGAGCTGGAAGTCGCTGAAATATTAGCGGGTTTCGGCTACGGGGACGGACATGTCTTCAATTTGGGACATGGTATTCACCAGGATGTGCCGCCGGAGAACGCCGGCATATTGGTGGAGTCGGTACACCGCCTGTCGCGTTCTTATCACCCCTAG
- the nudC gene encoding NAD(+) diphosphatase, whose amino-acid sequence MEQELSGNEHGWWVVSQNSKLWLPQGELPFGLASAWSLQGFTATPIGEWAGSIAWLVRHTMPRDMGSVRQIIDQDPGLFQLAGRGVQLAEFYRAHRFCGYCGHTMRISGKEWACLCDHCHERYYPQIAPCIIVAIRRGDEILLAQHTRHRGGIYTVLAGFVEVGETLEQTVAREVMEETKVKVKNVRYVTSQPWPFPHSLMMAFMAEYDGGDITPDHSEILDAGWYRYDALPLLPPPGTVARRLIEDTVALCRADRDADSSIATTR is encoded by the coding sequence ATGGAACAAGAACTCAGCGGTAACGAACACGGCTGGTGGGTTGTCAGCCAGAACAGCAAATTGTGGTTACCCCAAGGGGAATTGCCGTTTGGTTTGGCCTCCGCCTGGTCGCTGCAGGGGTTTACTGCAACCCCCATCGGCGAATGGGCAGGGTCTATCGCCTGGCTGGTACGCCATACCATGCCCAGGGACATGGGATCGGTCCGGCAGATCATTGACCAAGACCCCGGCCTGTTCCAATTGGCAGGGAGGGGTGTCCAGCTGGCGGAATTCTACCGGGCCCACCGGTTTTGCGGCTACTGCGGACATACCATGCGCATTAGCGGCAAAGAGTGGGCTTGCCTGTGCGATCATTGCCATGAACGCTATTACCCGCAAATCGCTCCATGCATTATAGTTGCGATTCGCCGGGGCGATGAAATTTTGCTGGCCCAGCATACCCGCCATCGCGGCGGCATCTATACCGTGCTGGCCGGATTCGTCGAAGTGGGTGAAACGCTGGAGCAAACGGTGGCCCGCGAGGTCATGGAAGAGACCAAGGTGAAGGTGAAGAATGTACGCTATGTCACCTCTCAGCCATGGCCTTTTCCCCATTCGCTGATGATGGCTTTTATGGCGGAGTATGACGGTGGCGACATCACCCCCGATCACAGCGAGATCCTGGATGCCGGCTGGTATCGTTACGATGCATTGCCGTTATTGCCGCCGCCGGGCACCGTGGCCCGCCGGTTAATCGAGGATACGGTGGCCCTATGTCGCGCGGATCGGGATGCCGACAGCTCTATTGCGACAACCCGTTAA
- the rsd gene encoding sigma D regulator, which translates to MLNQLEILAQRVGGSNELIDQWLVARRGLLVAYYHLIGLKPNKEKHTPLDENALDDFCHHLVDYLSAGHFHVYDRIVPEADESGPNRLLITQIYQALQENTQQIMSFYDSQFETAVDHDNCMEFQEALSGVGEALGTRFSLEDKLIQKALEHRADYRPSEPAANNDPDASRLA; encoded by the coding sequence ATGTTAAACCAGCTGGAAATCTTGGCTCAACGGGTTGGCGGCAGTAACGAACTTATTGACCAATGGCTGGTGGCCCGCCGGGGCTTACTGGTTGCTTATTACCATCTCATCGGTCTTAAGCCCAACAAAGAAAAGCATACTCCTCTGGATGAAAACGCGCTGGACGACTTTTGCCATCATCTCGTGGACTATCTGTCCGCCGGCCATTTTCATGTGTACGATCGTATCGTGCCGGAGGCGGACGAAAGCGGTCCCAACCGTCTTTTAATAACGCAGATCTACCAGGCTTTGCAGGAAAATACGCAACAAATCATGTCGTTTTATGACAGCCAATTTGAGACCGCCGTGGATCATGACAACTGCATGGAGTTCCAGGAAGCCCTTTCCGGCGTCGGCGAGGCGCTGGGCACCCGGTTTTCGCTGGAGGACAAGCTGATTCAAAAGGCGTTGGAGCACCGAGCGGACTATCGGCCCTCGGAACCCGCCGCCAATAATGACCCGGATGCCTCGCGCCTGGCTTAA
- the thiC gene encoding phosphomethylpyrimidine synthase ThiC: MSLPTTPSRREQRAQAQDFINRLKGEAFPNSRRIYLQGSSADIRVPMREIKLSPTMIGGDKSAPRYEQNEPVPIYDTAGPYGDPEITIDVRAGLFPLRARWIARRADTETVSELSSRYSGERRADDGLDEIRFAPGHMPQRAKSGRCVTQLHYARAGIVTPEMEFIALRENMGRERIRGEVLLQQHPGHGFGAELPENITPEFVRREVAAGRAIIPANINHPESEPMIIGRNFLVKVNANIGNSAVSSSIEEEVEKLVWSTRWGADTVMDLSTGRYIHETREWILRNSPVPIGTVPIYQALEKVNGVAENLTWETFRDTLLEQAEQGVDYFTIHAGVLLRYVPMTAKRLTGIVSRGGSIMAKWCLSHHKESFLYEHFRDICQICAAYDVALSLGDGLRPGSIQDANDEAQFAELYTLGELTKIAWEYDVQVMIEGPGHIPMHMIRRNMTEQLEHCHEAPFYTLGPLTTDIAPGYDHFTSGIGAALIGWFGCAMLCYVTPKEHLGLPNKEDVKQGLITYKIAAHAADLAKGHPGAQIRDNAMSKARFEFRWEDQFNLALDPATARAYHDETLPQESGKVAHFCSMCGPKFCSMKISQEVRDYAAAQAIDVQQSGMDTMSAEFRAHGGEIYLTPTEAGINK; this comes from the coding sequence ATGTCTCTACCCACCACTCCGTCCCGCCGCGAACAGCGGGCACAGGCCCAGGATTTTATCAATCGCCTCAAAGGCGAGGCTTTCCCTAACTCACGCCGCATTTATTTGCAGGGCAGCAGTGCCGATATCCGGGTGCCGATGCGTGAAATAAAGCTCAGTCCCACCATGATCGGTGGTGATAAAAGCGCCCCCCGCTATGAACAGAACGAGCCGGTGCCGATATACGATACCGCCGGCCCCTATGGCGACCCGGAGATAACTATTGACGTACGCGCCGGTTTGTTTCCGTTGCGGGCTCGCTGGATCGCACGCCGGGCGGATACCGAAACCGTCAGTGAATTAAGCTCTCGTTACAGCGGGGAACGCCGTGCCGACGACGGTCTGGATGAAATCCGCTTTGCGCCGGGCCATATGCCGCAGCGCGCCAAATCCGGGCGCTGCGTCACCCAGTTACATTATGCCCGGGCGGGTATCGTGACGCCGGAAATGGAGTTCATCGCGCTGCGGGAAAACATGGGCCGTGAACGAATCCGCGGCGAAGTGCTGTTGCAACAGCATCCCGGCCATGGCTTCGGCGCTGAGCTGCCGGAAAATATCACGCCGGAATTCGTGCGGCGGGAGGTCGCCGCCGGCCGCGCCATCATCCCCGCCAATATCAACCATCCCGAATCAGAGCCGATGATTATCGGCCGCAATTTTCTGGTGAAGGTGAATGCCAACATCGGCAACTCGGCGGTGAGCTCCTCCATTGAAGAAGAAGTGGAAAAACTGGTATGGTCCACGCGCTGGGGCGCGGATACCGTCATGGATCTCTCCACCGGCCGCTATATCCACGAAACACGGGAATGGATACTGCGCAACAGTCCGGTCCCCATCGGTACGGTGCCCATTTATCAGGCGCTGGAAAAGGTCAACGGCGTGGCGGAGAACCTGACCTGGGAAACTTTCCGCGATACCCTGCTGGAGCAGGCGGAACAAGGGGTGGACTACTTTACCATTCATGCCGGCGTGCTGCTTCGCTATGTGCCTATGACCGCCAAACGGTTAACCGGCATCGTCTCCCGCGGCGGATCCATTATGGCGAAATGGTGCTTGTCCCATCACAAGGAAAGCTTTCTGTATGAGCATTTCCGCGACATCTGCCAAATCTGCGCCGCCTATGATGTCGCGCTGTCGCTGGGTGATGGCCTGCGACCCGGTTCCATCCAGGATGCCAACGACGAGGCGCAGTTCGCCGAACTCTATACCCTCGGCGAACTCACCAAAATCGCGTGGGAATATGACGTCCAGGTCATGATCGAAGGCCCCGGCCATATCCCCATGCATATGATTCGCCGCAATATGACCGAGCAGTTGGAGCACTGCCACGAAGCGCCTTTTTACACGCTCGGGCCGCTGACCACCGACATTGCCCCCGGCTATGATCATTTCACCTCCGGCATCGGCGCGGCGCTTATCGGCTGGTTCGGCTGCGCCATGCTGTGCTACGTCACGCCCAAGGAACATTTGGGCCTGCCGAACAAAGAGGACGTGAAACAGGGGCTTATTACCTACAAAATCGCCGCCCACGCCGCGGATCTGGCCAAAGGCCACCCCGGCGCGCAGATTCGCGACAACGCCATGTCCAAGGCGCGGTTTGAATTCCGCTGGGAGGATCAGTTCAACCTGGCTCTGGACCCCGCCACCGCGCGCGCTTACCACGATGAAACCCTGCCTCAGGAGTCGGGGAAAGTGGCGCATTTCTGTTCCATGTGCGGACCGAAGTTCTGTTCAATGAAGATTTCCCAGGAAGTCAGGGATTATGCCGCCGCCCAGGCCATCGACGTTCAGCAAAGCGGCATGGATACCATGTCAGCCGAATTCCGCGCCCACGGCGGGGAAATTTATCTGACGCCTACCGAAGCGGGGATAAATAAATGA
- the thiE gene encoding thiamine phosphate synthase, with product MSLLNAPFAPTAHRLGLYPVVDSLAWIVRLLDAGVTTLQLRIKDQPDEAVEPDIEAAVLLGRKYQARIFINDYWRLAVKHGAYGVHLGQEDLDTADLSVIQRAGLRLGLSTHDDRELARALSFQPSYIALGHIFPTQTKIMPSQPQGLTDLRRMAARLTDIPTVAIGGISIDRVDAVMDCGVGSVAVVSAITKAPDWRAATAVLLQKTEGREVADAQ from the coding sequence ATGAGCCTACTTAATGCACCTTTTGCCCCCACCGCCCATCGGCTGGGGCTCTATCCGGTGGTGGACTCCCTGGCCTGGATAGTCCGTTTGCTGGACGCCGGCGTCACCACCCTGCAGTTGCGTATCAAGGACCAGCCGGACGAGGCGGTTGAACCGGATATCGAGGCCGCCGTCCTGCTGGGCCGGAAATACCAGGCCCGGATATTTATTAATGATTACTGGCGTCTGGCGGTAAAACACGGCGCTTACGGTGTGCATCTGGGGCAGGAAGATCTGGATACCGCCGATCTGTCGGTTATTCAGCGCGCCGGCCTACGTCTGGGCCTGTCCACCCATGACGATCGGGAACTGGCCCGGGCGCTGTCGTTCCAGCCCTCTTATATCGCCCTGGGCCATATCTTCCCGACCCAGACGAAAATCATGCCTTCCCAGCCCCAGGGACTGACGGATCTCAGGCGCATGGCGGCCAGACTGACGGATATTCCCACCGTGGCCATCGGCGGTATCAGTATCGATCGGGTAGACGCGGTGATGGACTGCGGCGTCGGCAGCGTGGCGGTGGTCAGCGCCATCACCAAAGCGCCGGACTGGCGAGCCGCCACCGCGGTCTTATTGCAGAAAACAGAAGGCCGGGAGGTGGCGGATGCTCAATGA
- a CDS encoding HesA/MoeB/ThiF family protein gives MLNDQAFLRYSRHMLLEEIGPEGQARLMAATVLIAGLGGLGSPAALYLAAAGVGTLLLADDDRLDVSNLQRQILYRTGDISRAKALLAQQHLQALNPLGKYIPLQQRLAGESLTQAVARADLILDCSDNMQTRHEINAACVRQAKTLISASAVGFSGQLLVLQPPYRHGCYACLFPGGAEPHRNCRTAGVVGPVVGIMGTLQALEATKILCGLPSALSGRLQLFDGKSMTWRTLKLTRAADCELCGAQVSQGEPV, from the coding sequence ATGCTCAATGACCAGGCTTTTTTGCGCTACAGCCGGCACATGCTGCTGGAGGAGATAGGTCCCGAAGGCCAGGCAAGATTGATGGCCGCCACCGTGCTGATAGCCGGTCTTGGCGGCCTGGGTTCTCCCGCCGCCCTCTATTTGGCGGCGGCCGGGGTCGGCACCCTGCTGCTGGCGGATGACGACCGGCTGGACGTCAGCAATCTGCAGCGCCAAATCCTTTATCGAACCGGCGATATTTCCCGTGCCAAGGCCTTGCTGGCGCAACAGCACTTACAGGCGCTTAACCCGTTAGGGAAATATATTCCATTACAGCAGCGTCTGGCGGGCGAATCGCTGACACAGGCGGTAGCGCGGGCAGACCTGATCCTGGACTGCAGCGATAATATGCAAACTCGCCATGAGATTAACGCGGCCTGCGTCCGCCAGGCTAAAACCCTGATAAGCGCCAGCGCGGTGGGCTTCAGCGGCCAGTTATTGGTGCTGCAACCGCCCTACCGGCACGGCTGCTATGCCTGCCTGTTCCCTGGGGGCGCCGAACCCCATCGCAACTGCCGTACCGCCGGCGTCGTCGGGCCGGTGGTAGGGATTATGGGCACCTTGCAGGCATTGGAGGCGACGAAAATTCTCTGCGGCCTGCCCTCCGCGCTGAGCGGCCGGTTGCAGCTGTTCGACGGTAAATCCATGACCTGGCGCACACTTAAACTGACCCGCGCCGCCGACTGTGAACTGTGCGGCGCGCAGGTCAGCCAGGGAGAGCCGGTTTGA
- the thiS gene encoding sulfur carrier protein ThiS: MKITLNERPIELSHRLSLAELLDQLKYSSEGAALAINQTIIPRSQWPRHLINEGDDILLFQAIAGG, translated from the coding sequence ATGAAAATCACCCTTAACGAACGGCCCATAGAGCTTTCACACCGGCTCTCGCTGGCGGAATTGCTGGATCAGCTGAAATATTCGTCGGAAGGCGCGGCCCTGGCAATCAATCAAACCATTATTCCCCGCAGCCAGTGGCCCCGGCATCTCATTAACGAAGGCGACGACATCTTACTTTTTCAAGCCATAGCAGGAGGCTGA
- a CDS encoding thiazole synthase → MLKIADTTFTSRLLTGTGKFSTADIMLQALAASGSQLVTLAMRRVDLRNGNDAILPALRQAGVKLLPNTSGAKTAEEAVFAARLAREALGTHWIKLEIHPDVKYLLPDPIETLKAAEQLVKEGFVVLPYCGADPVLCRRLEEAGCGAVMPLGSPIGSNQGLKTRDFLQIIIEQAGIPVVVDAGIGAPSQALEALEMGADAVLVNTAIAVARDPVAMARAFRLALEAGESCRHAGLAPRQLQASATSPLTDFLRHSEQPVEGAA, encoded by the coding sequence ATGTTGAAAATAGCCGATACTACCTTTACTTCCCGGTTGCTTACCGGCACCGGAAAATTCTCTACCGCCGATATCATGCTGCAGGCGTTGGCCGCTTCAGGCAGCCAGTTGGTCACCCTGGCCATGCGCCGGGTGGATCTGCGCAACGGCAATGACGCTATCCTGCCCGCCCTGCGCCAGGCCGGCGTGAAATTGCTGCCCAACACCTCCGGCGCCAAGACCGCTGAAGAGGCGGTGTTTGCCGCACGTCTGGCCCGTGAAGCCTTGGGAACCCATTGGATCAAGCTGGAAATCCATCCGGATGTAAAATACCTGCTGCCCGACCCCATCGAAACGCTCAAAGCGGCGGAACAGCTGGTGAAAGAGGGCTTTGTCGTTTTGCCCTACTGCGGCGCGGACCCGGTATTATGCCGCCGCCTGGAAGAGGCCGGCTGCGGGGCGGTCATGCCGCTGGGCTCGCCCATTGGCTCCAATCAAGGTTTGAAAACCCGTGATTTCCTGCAGATTATCATCGAACAGGCAGGCATTCCCGTGGTGGTGGACGCCGGTATCGGCGCCCCGAGCCAGGCATTGGAAGCGCTGGAAATGGGGGCCGATGCGGTATTGGTGAATACCGCCATCGCCGTGGCCCGTGACCCGGTGGCCATGGCCCGCGCCTTCCGGCTGGCGCTGGAAGCCGGCGAGTCATGCCGGCACGCCGGCCTGGCGCCGCGTCAACTCCAGGCCAGCGCCACCAGCCCGTTAACGGATTTTCTGCGCCACAGCGAACAGCCTGTGGAAGGAGCGGCCTGA
- the thiH gene encoding 2-iminoacetate synthase ThiH has protein sequence MDSFINHWQRISWEDAGLGINAKQARDVEHALTAERPGLNDFMAFLSPAAQPYLEPLAQRAQQLTRQRFGNVVNLYLPLYLSNLCSNDCTYCGFSMSNRLKRKTLDEQEIIAECQAIRDRGFENVLLVTGEHQSKVGMDYFRRYVPLIRDYFSSLMMEVQPLSQENYAELKTLGLDGVMVYQETYHQPTYQRHHLRGQKMDFAWRLETPDRLARAGIDKIGLGALIGLSDNWRTDCYRVAEHLLYLQKNYWQSRYSLSFPRLRPCAGGITPASIMDESQLLQVMCAFRLLAPDVEISLSTRESPWFRDHAVPIVVNSVSAGSKTQPGGYAGGTPELEQFEPHDNRSVREVEQMLLQSGLQPVWKDWDSYLGRSPTLIE, from the coding sequence ATGGATTCTTTTATCAACCACTGGCAGCGCATCTCTTGGGAGGATGCCGGTCTTGGCATCAATGCCAAGCAAGCCCGGGATGTAGAGCACGCATTAACCGCCGAACGGCCCGGCCTGAATGATTTTATGGCGTTTCTGTCCCCGGCGGCCCAGCCCTACCTTGAGCCCCTGGCCCAGCGCGCCCAGCAGCTGACCCGTCAACGCTTCGGCAACGTGGTGAATCTGTATCTGCCGCTTTATCTCTCGAACCTCTGTTCCAATGATTGCACTTATTGCGGGTTTTCCATGAGCAATCGCCTCAAGCGTAAGACCCTGGATGAGCAGGAGATTATCGCCGAGTGCCAAGCGATTCGGGACCGGGGCTTTGAAAACGTGCTGCTGGTGACCGGTGAGCATCAAAGCAAAGTCGGCATGGACTACTTTCGACGTTATGTGCCGTTGATCCGCGACTATTTCAGCTCCCTCATGATGGAAGTACAGCCGTTATCCCAGGAGAATTACGCCGAGCTGAAAACCCTCGGCCTGGACGGCGTTATGGTTTACCAGGAAACCTACCACCAGCCAACCTATCAACGACACCATCTGCGCGGGCAGAAAATGGATTTTGCCTGGCGGCTGGAAACGCCGGATCGGCTGGCGCGGGCCGGGATCGACAAGATCGGGCTGGGGGCGCTGATAGGATTGTCGGATAATTGGCGCACGGACTGCTATAGGGTGGCCGAACATTTACTTTATCTGCAAAAAAACTATTGGCAGAGCCGTTATTCCCTGTCCTTCCCTCGCCTGCGGCCCTGCGCCGGGGGAATTACGCCGGCATCCATAATGGATGAATCGCAGTTACTGCAAGTGATGTGCGCCTTTCGCCTGTTGGCGCCGGATGTGGAAATCTCGTTGTCTACCCGCGAGTCTCCTTGGTTTCGCGACCATGCGGTACCCATCGTGGTAAATAGCGTTAGCGCCGGTTCCAAGACGCAGCCGGGAGGCTATGCCGGCGGCACGCCGGAGCTGGAACAATTCGAGCCTCATGATAACCGTTCGGTAAGGGAGGTGGAGCAAATGCTGTTGCAGTCCGGATTACAGCCGGTGTGGAAGGATTGGGACAGTTATCTGGGCAGGTCGCCGACGCTGATTGAATAA